From the Palaemon carinicauda isolate YSFRI2023 chromosome 4, ASM3689809v2, whole genome shotgun sequence genome, the window tctctctctctctctctctctctctaactacatTTCCAGTTATTAAAAAACAACATTGCAAATAACTTCAAGAACCGATCCAAAGTCATCGAAGATTTGCTTGTAAAAATCACTCaggctatttatacatatatatatatatatatatatatatatatatatatatatatatatatttgggctcaagccatggcgtcctgatggaaggttcctttttggtagcttccttgggtaaagttatttacccaaggaagctaccaaaaaggaaccttccatcaggacgccatggctatctcacccaaaaatagatttttcgcttcgctcaaaatccgttatatatatatatatatatatatatatatatatatatatatatatatatatatatatatatatatatatatatatatatatatatatatatatgtatgtgtgtgtgtgtctgtgtgtttgaagCAAGTACTTTTTGGCGTTCGAAAAATGTATCTGCCAAGAGTTCATCTCTTTTCACTACACAATGATTAccattaacattaatatcaatagtaattttaatggTTAAAGCAAACAAATGAGTTTGTCCTCTCTATTTGAGCCTTTTAATTGCTTActgtacttttttattatttttaaaagcctTGTCTCAGACACCACTACTTAAAATAAATTGATCTACAAAACACATTACATTCTAACTAGCCTTTAACTAGATaaacaatgtactgtatattaaataaaattgtttttgaaACTGCGGTACGACAACAGGGACTTGTCCCAGGAAGAATGGCCACGGTTTCGGTTATCGAGCTCCGGTATATAAGCAGCTGTCGCCAATTAAATCGCAGTGCTGAGTGAAAACAGAGCAAGGTTAGTAACGAAAATTCTTTTGGTAATTGTTACCCGTTCCACAtcaaattttctttaatttcttgccTCATAATAAAGACAAAGTGAATGTGGGTAAAGTGCGAATATCTATTAAGTTTGTTAAACGTTGAAACTGAAATTCCAGTTGGTGTTGGTAAATTAAGCATTTCGCATTGTTATTCCGATCCCACCCAACTTCGTCGTTGTGTTTTTTTGTGCGTCAGGGTTTCCTGTTCATATATATACCCCGTAAGTCTGTTTCATAGTGTGGTTACGCATTTCATTAAATATACAGTAATGCATATTAGTGCAAATGGTTGTTTTGTTCAACAGACAGATTCTGTTATCCAACGCCCATGACTTGAAATTTAATTGGTGGTTGCTGTTACCAACTTTTCCAGATGTTTATATctaaattttattctatttatgattttttttactgaAGGCTGGGGAAGGATTTCGTTAGTAAAATCCGATAACTGCCTGTGAACTACGATTTACGTTCTAGGACATGAGCTTTAAAATACGTCGTTGTAGGAATTAGGCCAAATTTCTCTTTGTTTGCTGTTAGGCTATTTGGACTTCTGTAGCGAACGTTTGGGAAGAAATTGTCTAATTCCAACCCAAAATGGCAATGGATTGTGAGCTGTAATTCCCACCAAGACAATGTGTaataaactaaatttactttggtAGTAAAATATGTCTAATATCAAGATTATTGCCCTCTGACCCAAATCTACGGGTAccctttatttttttatggaaatgtgTAAAAAGTCCGGGCTCGTATTTTTTAgctgaaattaaaatataaaaaccaGGCTGTATAAAGTGGGATTTTGGTTACTTTGTTGGGGAAAAGTTTTGTGGGAAGGCAGAAAAGTGAAAGCCATGTCTGCATACTAACCTAACCAAACTTAGATGGTAACTTTGTGATTACTCTGTCCCCCCAAAACTTTACTGTAAGTGTTTCTGTCGTATCTTGCACCGATTTATTTCTGAATACAGATGAGGCCCTATGTGAGGATAGTCAAGAATTTAAATTACTTATATAAAGCTTTAGGAAATATATTTGCTGAATTTTCATGTCTAATCATTATGCTTTATGAATTGTTTTGTCTGTTTGATCCGTTTACGATACGGTAGTCAATGTCATCTCATTTCATGTTTTTCCTCTGATAATTGGGTTTTATTATGATATAAGAAACTCTGAGATCCCCTAAATTACCGTAACAGTGCGTTCATTACTAAGGCTGTGTAAATTTCTTTGTCGGTAAAGAAGATATTGTACCTTGCGTTCACATGTATGGGTATACTAATCTGTAAGGAGTGTTTAACCCTGGCCTAACAAGACTTTAATTGCATACTATTGCCTTATTACTGTACCTTGTCACTAAGCAATTAATCAGAGTACAGTATAGATTACAAACTTCTCAATATTGGCAAATCATGAAGTTCCATTTGTAAAACTGGCTTCaaattttttcatttactgttagTAGTCTCAAATGAACCCCTTACCCTGAATCGACAGTACCACAAGGCTTCATTCTTCTGACATTAGACAGCTACAATATGTAAAATGCCCAACTATTgagagcctttgtatatcggcgGCCAGTTCCTCGTGCATTCATTTAAAATTAACATCAACTAGCCTAAGCCTACCCCCATAACCTAACCTCCAAGCTGTGCCCTTGCTTACtaacctaatgggggggggggggttaacactCCCCTGATCCTAAGTTAGACATATTAcatacagatggccgctatcatacatacacccccaactATTGTGCATTTGACCGTATAAAGTCTGTATAGTTATGgtatttttagttttgtttgtCTTATGTTGAATTTTGTGTAATTTGCATATGTAAGGACAGCACAAAATAGAACTAAATACTGTATCAAAGTTTTAAAATATGGTTGCTTTAGTCTAAACCCCTTCAAAGTGACAAGTGcgctaattcgttttttttttttttttctcaaacagatGAAGTCCATAAGTGCATTAGTGCTTGTAGCAGTGTTGGCTTCGGCCAATGCAGTTTCCTTCTTCAGTGTTGTGATGGAGGAGTGGGAAAGTTTCAAGGTGAGGATGGATTCCCCTTTCTGTTAATTTGTTTACCTCGTAGGGTCTAAGACCTTttctgaagttttccattttttaattttttcaaaagaGATTTTGTGAGCAATTACAGAAATGCTATATTATTTACTTTATTAGATACTGTAATGTAGTTTCAGTATACTGTATAGAGTATACTAGAAAGTTTGTTATTAGACTTTGAAAGTAAGAACTTGCTAGCATTGAAAAATTTGCCCAAACATTCCACGAAAATTTTTAAAACTTAACCACAGTCCTGATGGAATAGCTATTAAaggatcattattttttcttttaatgcaggcattcttgttttttttatataaatatttgtgttttcAGTTCGAGCATGGCAAGAATTACGACAATGACGTAGAGGAAGCATTCCGAATGAAGATCTTTGCCGAGAATAAGCAAAAAATTGCTTCTCACAACAAACTTTACCATTCTGGTTCAAAGACTTACAAACTCGGTATGAACAAGTATGGTGACATGGTAAGTGGTTATCACTATTTTGATaccctgtttattttttattttaattttatttttttaaaggtccATCCTAAGAATAAACAGGGAAGTTGAGATCAGCAATAAATTACATCATTATATCTGATGGCTTAATTTTTGGCTTTTGAGAGTGATAGAAGTTACCTCATTACTGCATGTCGGGTAGCTTAGTTATGGTCCGTTTGAGATCGGGAAAAAGTTGCCCAGCTATATCGGAACCTAATTAAGTGGTTATTTACTTATATAGGCTGTAATATATGGTTAATGGTTTTTGTGAGGTGCGGAAGTTTGGACTAAAACAAGATATTGCATAGCTGAATGTAATTCCATAGTGTCAAGTTGAGGATCTACTTTTAATGACTTATTTTGGATAGTAGTCTTTAGTCGTGTCTAAAACAGTGTTGCCAAACCCGCGGTTTACCCgcccaattgggctacttttgaacatCTTGCCGCTGGTTATAAAAGGGTGCCGCTACTTTCCTGAAATTGGGCTACTCTGGAAGAAATAAACCTCGGcgccaataaattgtttaaatggtctttacaaatgcaacttatataataatttcaaagtggaaatgtggatcgattattctatttcaaatttcaatagttCACAGATAGTTTAAACCATTATAGTAGATTACTTGGACCTAACAGGCCATCCAGACACGGGCTAAGGATTAAGATTTGGTTAATTGGTTTCCCCACACCTGCaagtcaaaaacaagattattcttatttggaggaaatacctttactGTACTCCTCAAAGGTGACACACCGACACGTTAATGGAGTTAATCTGCAGGTATTAACCCAGGACAGATTCTTCACTCATAGCTTCATTGTCCGCTGAAAGCCTttccgacctttttttttttttttttttgagagaggttGAAATTATGGTACATTGTACGGTCATTATTGTACATGGTACGCAAGCTCTGAATAGTACATGTACCATAGTTATGATGAAACTGTCTATttgtaattgaccaagcaatcaaacgtgtcacagatgcgacCAACATAtccaaaacgactttgtttcagatttgcaaggaaaattaggtcaaggctattaagcatactgataacattataaaggaagatatgataaatgacgtctgtattagctaattcattaaatcttttgtgatagaactaacttcatcggacgaagagtcaccataaccacgtttgctatcTGAACCTTtgttataaaaactttttttttcattaatttaataaatctaaaacaatacaatcaccaatgtaaatatactaaatTAAACTTAGTTAATTGAATCCTTTTATGCTTATGTTGAATGAACACcaaatctcttttattttgctaattttaattttgttaaatgtcattcaactagtacttgaatttgcaaaaaaaaatatacggctttattttctgtatttttgaataaaaattatgtaaatttttcgTTATCATACTCTTCTACAAGAGCTTAGTTGATTGATTTCGATCCCCGCCCCACTAATTTATTGCTATAGTATATCATATCAATagtttttagtaccaatttaatgatggctacgttactataattgggctacttttgaagcaACTGCCGCTACTTTTGAGGCTTTGCACCACGGTTTGGATGTCAAGTTATTTGGCAACCCTGGTCTAAATGTTATTCTAACCTTGAATGGACAATCAGGCTAGTTCAGTTCATAATCAATAATTGAAAGTGTGGTATCCTTGGAATTTTCCAATACTgtacattagaataaaaaaaactatggTACAActcttaattttaaattttaattgtgGAAAGTGGTGGGCAACCTTAATGAATTTAGCAGTCTGGATTTTTAAATACTGTCACCAGTAAGTTTAGTTTATTAATGGAGAAATTGTAATGGGTTAGTTGGGATGAATCTTATTATTGTAAACTTGATAGCATTAGTACTTTaagcattttaaaaattatattttttatattaatttagtaATGTAATAGATGGTTTAAAATGAATTAACTTTTTTGCAGCTTCACCATGAATTCGTAAACATGATGAATGGCTTCCGTGCTAACACCTCTGGCAACGGATACAAAGTAAATAGAGGATTTAAGGGAGTTTCCTTCGTTGAACCACCCGAGGATGTCGTAATGCCAAAGAGCATTGATTGGAGAAAGAAGGGGGCTGTCACTGAAGTAAAGGATCAGAAAGCTTGTGGCTCTTGTTGGGCTTTTTCTGCTGTAAGTAATTTTTCTTGGCGAGCTAAGGACAGTGCACTAGTTGCCCGGTTTTGTAGTGTGTTTTCCTGGTTAATGTTGATCAATTTCAATAACCACTCAATCAGTGTTGGTCATTACCCGAGCTTTAGCAAGATCAGGAAATTTTATTCAAATAACTATAGCAACAATAATATTTGAGCGTTTTTCTAAATGGTTATATTTTGCGGCTGAGCTATTAGATTAGTTGAGATAGCAGAATTTGACATGACTAAGTTTGGGCATCATTTTTCAACAGACTGGAGCTTTGGAAGGTCAGCATTATAGACAAACTGGAAGTTTGGTAAGCCTCTCTGAGCAAAATTTGATTGACTGTTCCGAAAAATTCGGCAATAATGGATGCAATGGTGGTCTCATGGATAATGCTTTCCAGTACATCAAGGCCAATGGAGGTATTGACACAGAAGACAGTTATCCCTATGAAGCTGAGGTAagattttttaatttcttgaaCCATAGTTTTGGAAATTGGAATGTTTTGTTTAAATAAGAGACTGTTAAGGTTGTGTATGTAATAGATTTTACTTTAAACCGTAGTGCTATTTAGTCTCTCTTGTTAAAATTAGTGTAATTGAAAAATTGCAGGATGACAAGTGCCGTTACAACCCTGATAGTGCTGGTGCAGAAGATCAAGGATTTGTCGATATTCGTGAGGGAAATGAACATGCTTTGAAGAAAGCTATTGCCACGGTTGGACCAGTTTCTGTTGCTATTGATGCTAGTCAAGACTCCTTCCAATTCTATAACCACGGTGAGTTATGGTTTTTGGTTTCTTTATGGTGTGCTTATTCTTGACTATCGAATATTTAAAGTGTGCGATTCTTATCCTCTATAAGACCAAATGCTGAAATTTATTAGTTTGTGAAGCTTTTGCTAAGCCCCTCTATGTGCACGTACAGTTGAAGCGCATATCTTTAGTAATGCTGGTTTGTTATGTTGTCTTAAGAATGGCTGCAACACTGGATTCTTTAGGCACCCAGATGTTAGcccttttttgcttttttttttttttatctcccaccCATCTTATTACCCATTGCAACTATGGGTTGATCTCTTTTCCTTCTTTGGTCTGTGTACCTTCTCTTGCATGAATCTCTTTTTGTCCAAAACAATCTTATATTCTAAAACAAaagcttttttatattttgatttggtACTTAACCACCTGCAATAATCAAGTAATTTAGTTTGGATGGGAGATGTTCTGACAAATTTCTAGTCATTATGGCTGGCATACAAATCTAAATTACTAAGGGATACTTAAGTTACATTTATTCTTGTAGTTGATATTGATTTTCCTTTTGCAGGTGTTTACAGTGATCCCGATTGTTCATCAGAGAACTTGGATCATGGTGTTCTTGCTGTTGGGTATGGTACCACTGATGATGGTCAAGACTACTGGCTTGTGAAGAACTCTTGGAGCAAGTCTTGGGGTGATGAAGGCTATATCAAGATTGCTCGTAATAAGCACAACATGTGCGGTATTGCAAGTGCTGCATCATACCCCTTGGTGTAGGGAGTTTAAGTAGATAGCCTTCATCTTAGTGAAGGTTGGGATATTTACTGTAGGTCTTTTCAGTCCTTTTTTTAACTTTGACTTCCATTACAAACTATACTCATTACATAAACCATACTAAGATAAGAGGGAATACTGTAGtgatcaaatttaaaaaaaaatattcatccctTATACTTGGTAGATCCCCTGAGCTTTAAAAGTATTCCTTATACAGTATTCCAATAGTTACACTGATGTATACaggggaaatattttgaattttaatgaaACTGGATAAGTATTTATGATTTGAAAATGGGTTAAATTAATTACTGTGTATTGTTCTGAAGTATTTCCAGGCTGTATTTACATTGCAAGTTACTATTTCTTAAATGTCATTGGTTGTGAGTTTTACTGAAACTTTCAGgtttattgtaaatcataatagTAAGGGCAAGGACTGATTGGCTGAGGAACTTAGTCTGTGattctttgaatgtttttttttttcttcttttttttaatacttttttttagattgatgtcttttatattttatttttgatgttCAATATGCAAGCAAGGCTTTGCATCTGTACCTTTTGAATGAATAATGTATTTTTAAACTGCTTTTCAGTCTACTATAGTTTGATAATTAGTTATACAATATGTACTTGCAAAAGAGAGAGGTATGGGTGCAGCTGCATAATTTTTAATAAACTCTTTATAGAATTTGGAGGTATATTTTTCCTACTAATCTTTTCTCATCACGTTTCTCTAGTAAATTTaagtactgaatttttttttcacttaattcaAGTAGAAGTGTGGACACTACAGTACTAAAATATTTATTGGAGCATTTTAAAAGGATTTGTATTTTTTTGAATATTTAAGTAACTATTTTCTTCAGTGTTCCTGCATTGCTATGTTACTCCCCATGCACACCTTTAGCATGTGGGAAGATTAAGGGTCTGGTCATTTAAGAATTATGTACACAACTTTGTTCCTATGGAGATAAACTAAAGTGCCGTGGTTACaaccggaaagaaaaaaaaaaggcttaattcAGCTTGAAGCTGTTGCCCAGAGTTTATGCTTGGAACATAAAGTGATTGGCTACTCTTGAATGCACACTTTTTGGTTTACAGGGTATATGAAACTGTTGCTCCTTTACTTAGCTGTCCCATGCTGTCCAGAGGAAAACTACCTACCTTTTTGCCTGATTTGACAGCGGAGTAAACgcctttttaaaaaataagggaaaatttcttggctccaaagttattttGGAGAATTGGTGattttactccactatgtaaatgtgtttgtggtagcaaaagtccaactgattattgcccaatttccattactaacaaaacttctaaataggtttgctgaaggtgaaaGTCTGTTCCATAGTTAGCAATtgggctttcgtaaaggccttggggcattaGAAGTCttccaatctccaatgctgtacatcaGTTTGATTGTGGTTGAGAAGTTTGTattattggcctttattttagagctgcctttgacagtgCTAATCATGAGGTGCTTCTTTTCAAATAAAATcagttgggagtgggagggtctCTTCTGAGCATCTTTATTACATTTTCAAGTATTAGATCAAGTTTTTGTTGACTGGCACCAAAgtttagtataggaatgtgatatctggtgttcctcaaggtagtgttcttggcccattactttttgtaCTATATATacgatgtggtttggcctagaaaactagctcgttgcatatgcagatggtgctaccctttccatcaattctatctcctgaatggtgcaagttatggggcatgaagtttaatTCTAACAAAGctgtgattgtaattaggtcaaggacagttgctcctccaCATCCAGGTTTCGCTATTGAGGGTTTTTCAACTTTAAAGCACTTGAGATTTtatttgtgattctcgacagcaagtttgcttttgagaaacgcattaggtcggtcttcaattgcacaaaaaaattgccttattgggAAAGTttagaatttcggtgatcaatcttttctgtaAGCGTATtgattctttcatcctaccttgtttggagtatcTTTTTCCTCTCCAGTCTTTAGCTCCTGATTTCCATCTAACTTGTCGAACAAGAACTTATGGtgtaaataaatttcttattcctgatctagatattaatctctggcacagttgtTCAATTAGTTAGTAATGCTTGTTGCATTAGACTacgtaattctgaccatcttatACAATCAGATtatcccggacagtaccatccagtAAGTAATACGATCTaactaatcgggtggttgaatcggtaaaagctgaaacttgcagcaaatgtttttatgttgaagagactgacaattctttttataattttatatataaaaaatggttttaatatagtttttaaaacaTTCTATTTCAATTTGTAAATAAATTCTCATAAagattgatttgcttttttcctttcctcactgggctatttttccataatgAAGCCCTtgggccttacagcatcctgctttaccaactaaggttgtaacttggctagttataataactGGCAACCGTGTATGGTTACCAGCCCCATTTAACATATTGGGTAAGCTTGGGCcggcctgccattcttcttctgaTCTTTGTCAGGTCTGCCACATTACAATCACAACTCCTTGCTGGATTACAAAGGAACCTTTTCTCTAAGGTGTGTATTGTGAATGAGTGGTTTTTCAGGTATCATGCAGACTTGTCCCTGCCTTGAAGTAGGCCGGGGTGAGGTAGATCAGTTTCAGTTATGCCTGAACTGCCGTGTTAAGTGGTGTTCTTTTGATTCACCATGTGATTTTTGCTGGTATTGGccaccctcccagtgggagaagtatcGTGCTTGCCACGAAGGCTAAGAAGGATAGATCTTCCACTTTCTCACCAGAACGAGAAATAAAATCCTCTTCATATGATGCATGAGCTCTCCCACTCCAATCCTTTACCAGAACTTTCTACAACTGCAGCAACTGAGGGTGACACCCATGACAGTACATTTTAAATtagtgaaatgtttattgatgttTTGTCTGAACAGGTATCCTTAGTTCAAGATCATACTAACCTTGACAGGTTACTATCTCCCACGAGTATGCTCGATGGTGAATGCCAGGCCTTTTATTTCATTTAAGAGGTCTTTCTAATCAAAGTATTGAAAATATCTCATTCTTAGCAAAGAACACCACTTCATATGGTGAAAGAGTGCACCGCCATCCCAGTGCGTGATCGTGCAGTGCAGTCTGAACACACTGCCATCAATTAAATCCTCGCTTGGATGCATGCTCTGTTCGTGCTGCAGCCCAGGTACATAAAAATACTGATGCCCTTCCGAATGTGGTGTTATTTCAACTTAGGCTGGAGATCAGACTCCCGTTATATCACAAACCCATGCTCTTCAGACTTGAATAATCTGTCGTCCAGGCAGAATAGACCTATTGCAACAACTCTTCCTAGGTCTGTATAGaccataaataatattaatttaccTAATCCTCAATCTGCTGAGAGAGGAACTAAACCAGATTTGCCTAATTTTCAGAGATAGAGGAAGGCAGCAGACCCCTTGTCCCTTTTATCTCGGGTGGCACCAGCCACAGCACCGAGCGATCAACCTCTGCCCAAGAAACGGATCCGACTCTCCACCCTATTATTCTGCATCCAGGTACAGGCATTCTAGGTAGAATTCACCTAATTAATCTTATTCCTTACAGGTATCAAGCTAGGACAG encodes:
- the LOC137640172 gene encoding procathepsin L-like isoform X1; this encodes MWVKCEYLLSLLNVETEIPVGVGKLSISHCYSDPTQLRRCVFLCVRVSCSYIYPMKSISALVLVAVLASANAVSFFSVVMEEWESFKFEHGKNYDNDVEEAFRMKIFAENKQKIASHNKLYHSGSKTYKLGMNKYGDMLHHEFVNMMNGFRANTSGNGYKVNRGFKGVSFVEPPEDVVMPKSIDWRKKGAVTEVKDQKACGSCWAFSATGALEGQHYRQTGSLVSLSEQNLIDCSEKFGNNGCNGGLMDNAFQYIKANGGIDTEDSYPYEAEDDKCRYNPDSAGAEDQGFVDIREGNEHALKKAIATVGPVSVAIDASQDSFQFYNHGVYSDPDCSSENLDHGVLAVGYGTTDDGQDYWLVKNSWSKSWGDEGYIKIARNKHNMCGIASAASYPLV
- the LOC137640172 gene encoding procathepsin L-like isoform X2 — translated: MKSISALVLVAVLASANAVSFFSVVMEEWESFKFEHGKNYDNDVEEAFRMKIFAENKQKIASHNKLYHSGSKTYKLGMNKYGDMLHHEFVNMMNGFRANTSGNGYKVNRGFKGVSFVEPPEDVVMPKSIDWRKKGAVTEVKDQKACGSCWAFSATGALEGQHYRQTGSLVSLSEQNLIDCSEKFGNNGCNGGLMDNAFQYIKANGGIDTEDSYPYEAEDDKCRYNPDSAGAEDQGFVDIREGNEHALKKAIATVGPVSVAIDASQDSFQFYNHGVYSDPDCSSENLDHGVLAVGYGTTDDGQDYWLVKNSWSKSWGDEGYIKIARNKHNMCGIASAASYPLV